In Acinetobacter sp. TGL-Y2, a genomic segment contains:
- a CDS encoding dienelactone hydrolase family protein — protein MTQAIQTREIQYTAADGSSLIGYFAAPENSQAVAGVIVAPEWWGRNEYTEQRARELADHGYAALAIDMYGDKRVTTDAKQAYEWMMQTFGDAETIDTRSKAALATLAAQPEVDTTRLAAIGFCYGGKVVLDLARSGADLKAVATFHATLSPKAPAQVGAVKAEILVLHGELDTMVSLDDVASFKDEMFAAQAEHDVIVFEDAKHGFSNPLADERAKANDVDLGYNAEAEQHSLAAMYALLARHLD, from the coding sequence CTCAAGCAATTCAAACCAGAGAGATTCAATACACTGCAGCAGATGGATCAAGCCTGATCGGTTATTTTGCAGCGCCTGAAAACTCGCAAGCGGTTGCTGGTGTTATTGTGGCGCCTGAATGGTGGGGACGTAATGAATATACTGAACAGCGCGCACGTGAGCTTGCTGATCATGGTTATGCGGCACTTGCAATCGATATGTACGGCGACAAAAGAGTTACCACAGATGCCAAACAAGCCTATGAATGGATGATGCAAACTTTTGGAGATGCTGAAACGATCGATACCCGCTCTAAAGCAGCTTTAGCCACCCTTGCAGCACAGCCTGAGGTAGATACTACCCGTTTAGCCGCAATTGGCTTTTGCTATGGCGGTAAAGTGGTGCTTGATTTGGCACGTTCTGGTGCAGACTTAAAAGCTGTAGCGACCTTTCATGCCACCTTGAGTCCTAAAGCGCCTGCCCAAGTAGGGGCTGTGAAAGCTGAAATTTTAGTCTTACATGGTGAACTGGACACGATGGTCAGTTTAGATGATGTCGCAAGCTTTAAGGATGAAATGTTTGCTGCTCAAGCCGAGCATGATGTGATTGTTTTTGAAGATGCCAAACATGGCTTTAGCAACCCTTTGGCTGACGAACGTGCCAAAGCCAATGACGTTGATTTAGGTTATAACGCAGAAGCAGAACAGCACAGCTTGGCGGCAATGTATGCATTACTGGCTCGTCATTTAGACTAA
- a CDS encoding HIT family protein, with protein MTEATCVYCDHDEYDVIDKNDFGVILPEQKPLTKGHSVIVPLRHVSSFFEITDKERKSLQSLLELARNELQLRHQPAGFHVSFNDGHVFGEEGSDHLHIHIIPRYENQTLKLDGRWGVVSE; from the coding sequence ATGACTGAAGCTACTTGTGTCTACTGCGATCATGATGAATATGATGTCATTGATAAAAATGATTTTGGCGTAATTTTGCCTGAGCAGAAACCATTGACTAAAGGACACTCTGTCATTGTTCCACTCAGACATGTGAGTTCTTTCTTCGAAATTACCGATAAAGAACGCAAGAGTTTGCAGTCTTTACTGGAATTGGCACGCAATGAATTGCAACTTCGCCATCAACCTGCGGGTTTTCATGTTTCATTTAATGATGGTCATGTGTTTGGTGAAGAGGGTTCTGATCACTTGCATATTCACATTATTCCGCGCTATGAAAACCAAACCTTGAAGCTGGATGGGCGTTGGGGCGTGGTCAGCGAATAA
- the mutY gene encoding A/G-specific adenine glycosylase yields the protein MSPFSFSDALLTWFDQHGRHDLPWQIADDPYKVWVSEIMLQQTQVKTVLQYYERFIQRFPTVHDLGQARWDDVAPYWAGLGYYARARNLHKAAGLVSQKGAFPQTLAEWIELPGIGPSTGGALMSLGLRQYGVIMDGNVKRVLSRFFAIEDDLSKPIHERVMWQLAEQLCPTLRNHDYTQAIMDLGATICTPKKPLCLYCPMQQHCKAFQQGLTLELPFKKPKKAVPIKHAKVLLIQAPDRSWLWQQRPHSGLWGGLWTLPIIENDLEFERQVQEFKLKTQLKPVQISHSFTHFTWILEVYIFSIDADEQEFIQTELGGEWITSQNAADLGIPTAMKKLISAVDL from the coding sequence ATGTCCCCATTTTCTTTTTCTGATGCGCTTTTAACTTGGTTTGATCAACACGGACGCCATGATCTGCCTTGGCAAATTGCTGATGATCCGTATAAGGTTTGGGTTTCAGAGATTATGTTGCAACAGACTCAAGTGAAAACAGTGCTGCAATATTATGAACGATTTATTCAGCGCTTCCCAACCGTCCATGATTTGGGTCAAGCTCGTTGGGATGATGTTGCACCCTATTGGGCAGGTTTAGGCTATTACGCTCGCGCACGTAATCTGCATAAAGCGGCAGGCCTAGTCAGCCAAAAAGGCGCATTTCCTCAAACACTGGCTGAATGGATAGAACTGCCGGGTATTGGCCCGTCAACAGGCGGTGCGCTGATGTCACTCGGTTTACGCCAATACGGCGTGATTATGGATGGCAATGTTAAACGGGTGTTGTCACGTTTTTTCGCCATTGAAGATGATTTAAGTAAACCGATACATGAACGTGTGATGTGGCAACTTGCAGAACAGCTCTGCCCGACCCTGCGTAATCATGACTATACCCAAGCGATTATGGATTTGGGTGCCACCATTTGCACCCCGAAAAAACCGCTGTGTCTGTATTGCCCTATGCAACAGCACTGTAAAGCCTTTCAACAGGGTTTAACGCTAGAGCTGCCTTTTAAGAAGCCCAAAAAAGCGGTGCCAATCAAACATGCGAAAGTACTTTTAATCCAAGCGCCAGACCGTAGCTGGTTATGGCAACAACGACCGCATTCGGGACTTTGGGGTGGTTTGTGGACATTGCCTATTATCGAAAATGATCTAGAATTTGAGCGTCAGGTTCAAGAGTTTAAACTTAAAACACAGCTCAAACCTGTGCAAATCTCACATAGCTTTACCCATTTCACCTGGATTTTAGAGGTATATATTTTTAGCATTGATGCAGATGAACAAGAATTTATTCAAACCGAATTGGGTGGTGAATGGATTACATCGCAAAATGCGGCAGATTTAGGGATTCCCACCGCGATGAAAAAATTGATCTCAGCTGTTGATCTGTGA
- a CDS encoding M23 family metallopeptidase, with the protein MLFRFCFISFFVLLISACTTAPKKSQPLDPNITQRLKSMPLPARLPIPVDQVKNKQLKDTWGASRSSGRIHEGIDILAPKGTKVYSTTDGLIGSMKNNNLGGTVIWILGPAGTWHYYAHLEGHKRGLKEGDFVKKGAHIGYVGNTGNARHTAPHLHYGLYLSGRGRGAVNPYPYLR; encoded by the coding sequence ATGTTATTCCGCTTTTGTTTCATCAGTTTTTTTGTACTTTTGATCTCGGCGTGTACCACAGCACCCAAAAAGTCTCAGCCCCTAGATCCAAATATCACGCAACGCTTGAAAAGCATGCCATTACCTGCTCGCTTACCCATTCCTGTAGATCAAGTTAAAAACAAACAGCTGAAAGATACCTGGGGTGCGTCTCGGAGCAGTGGTCGTATTCATGAAGGCATTGATATTTTGGCACCGAAAGGCACAAAGGTTTATAGTACAACCGATGGTCTGATTGGCAGTATGAAAAACAATAATCTGGGTGGCACAGTCATTTGGATTTTGGGACCTGCAGGCACTTGGCATTATTATGCGCATTTAGAGGGTCACAAACGTGGCTTAAAAGAAGGCGATTTTGTCAAAAAAGGCGCGCATATCGGTTATGTTGGCAATACGGGAAATGCACGTCATACTGCACCTCATCTGCACTATGGTCTTTATCTCTCAGGTCGGGGGCGCGGCGCAGTCAATCCTTACCCGTATTTACGTTAA